One Butyricicoccus intestinisimiae genomic window, ACGCAACGCCGAGCATGATTGCGCTGATGGAAAACACGGCATATACCAGCGTTGCCGGCGAGCTGGAGGAAGGACAGGGCACGGTCGGAACGCTGATGAATGTCAAGCATCTGGCGGCATCTCCGGTCGGCATGGAAGTGACCTGTGAGACCAAGCTCATCGAAGTAGACCGCAAGCGTTTGGTGTTTGAAGTGAAGGCTTTCGACAAGGGCGGCTGCATCGGTGAAGGAATTCATGAGCGATTCATCATCGCAAACGAGAAGTTTTTGAACAAGGCACAGAGCAAGTTGTAAGGCTTGCGGCGGTCTGATTCGTGAAAATGGTGCGATTTTTAGCAAAATTGCACCATTTTTTTTCGTTTCCTTGAGAGAATTCCGCAAGAGAATGATTGAACAATGCGGCAGAATAGATTATAATGATATGCATGAGAGAAGCTGCAAACATTCAAAACATGCTTTTTTTATCATAGAGGCAGGATGGCAGCGGAATGCATCAAAAAATTTTTCGCGCACAACCATGCGCGAGGGAAAAACAGGCAGCGAAAGGAGCTACAAAAATGGTCAAATTATATGACGGCGGCGTATATCTGGTCGGCGGCAACAAGATTGTCGAAGAAAAAGATGCAGCCAAAGTGCAGGAACTGACCGGTCAGGCAGCAAACAAGGCAGAAGCCAAGAAGGGTACCATCGCGTATTCCATTCTTTCGGCACACAACGTATCCGATAACATGGATAAGCTGCGCATCAAGTTCGATGCCATGACATCCCATGACATCACCTTTGTCGGCATTGTGCAGACAGCGAAGGCTTCCGGTATGGAGCGCTTCCCGATTCCGTACGTGCTGACCAACTGTCACAACTCCCTGTGTGCTGTCGGCGGCACCATCAATGAGGATGACCATGTATTCGGACTGTCCGCTGCAAAGAAGTACGGCGGCATCTATGTTCCGCCGCACATGGCAGTCATTCACCAGTATATGCGTGAGACCATGGCAGGCTGCGGCCGCATGATTCTCGGCTCTGACTCCCATACCCGCTATGGCGCACTAGGCACGATGGCAGTCGGCGAGGGCGGCGGCGAGCTGGTAAAGCAGCTGCTGTGCGATACCTATGACATCGCGTATCCGGGAGTTGTTGCCATTTATTTGGACGGCAAGCCGCAGCCGGGTGTCGGCCCGCAGGATATTGCACTGGCAATCATCGGCGCAGTATTTAAAAACGGATATGTCAAGAACAAGGTCATGGAGTTCGTCGGCCCGGGCGTTGCATCGATGCACACCGATTACCGAAACGGCGTGGATGTTATGACCACCGAGACCACATGTCTTTCTTCCATCTGGCGTACCGATGAGGACACCAAGCAGTTCCTCACCATGCACGGCAGACCGGACGCATACAAGGAACTGAATCCGGCAGATGTCGCATATTACGACGGCATGGTTTATGTTGACCTGAGCACCGTCAAGCCGATGATCGCGCTGCCGTTCCATCCGTCGCATACCTATGAGATTGACGAGCTGAATGCAAATCTCGGCGACATCCTGCGCGAGGTAGAAAAGACCGAACAGCTGATTGCAGACAATCCGCAGCTCGGCTTCAGCCTGACAGATAAGATTGTTGACGGCAAGCTGCAGGTACAGCAGGGCATCATCGCTGGCTGTGCAGGCGGTACCTATTCCAATATCATGGAGGCAGCACATATTCTGCGCAATGCGCATCTGGGTCAGGATGAATTTACGCTGTCCGTTTACCCGTCCTCGATTCCGGTTTACATGGATCTGGTTAAGAAGGGCGCGTTTACGCAGCTGCTGACGGCGGGCGCTGTCATCAAGACCGCGTTCTGCGGCCCGTGCTTCGGCGCAGGCGATACGCCGGCGAACAACGCACTGAGTATCCGCCACACGACCAGAAACTTCCCGAACCGCGAAGGCTCCAAGCCGGGCAATGGTCAGCTGGCAGCTGTCGCTCTGATGGACGCACGTTCGATTGCGGCTTCCGCGGCAAATGGCGGCGTGCTGACACCGGCAACCGATTTTGCGGATGATTACGTTGTACCGGAATACGAGTACGATGATTCTTCCTACCGCGCGCGCGTATATCAGGGCTACAATGCACCGGTAGACGGCGCAGAGCTAGTATACGGCCCGAACATCAAGGACTGGCCGGAGATGAGCCCGCTTGCTGACAACATTCTGCTCAAAGTGTGCACCAAGATTATGGATGATGTCACCACGACCGATGAGCTGATTCCGTCCGGCGAGACATCCTCGTACCGTTCCAACCCGTTGGGTCTGGCAGAATTTACACTGTCCCGCCGCGATCCGGAATATGTCGGCAGATCCAAGGTTGTGGATAAGCTGGAGAAGGCGCGCGTTGCGGGCAAGGATCCGGTAGAGCTGGAGCCGGAGCTGTCTAAGATCTATGCGCAGATCAAGGAAATCGACCCGTCTATGGTACCGGCAGAAACCGAAATCGGCAGCATGATTTACTGTGTCAAGCCGGGTGACGGCTCCGCACGTGAGCAGGCTGCTTCCTGCCAGCGCGTCATCGGCGGTCTGGCAAACATCTGCCGCGAGTACGCAACCAAGCGGTATCGCTCGAACGTCATGAACTGGGGCATGCTCCCGTTCCAGATGAAGGATGAGCCGAACTTTGAAATCGGCGATTACATCTACATCCCGAACGCAAAGGCTGCACTGGATGGCGACATGAACGACATCAAGGCATATGTGCTCGGCGACACCGTCAAGGAAATTTCTCTGTATATCGCAGATATGACGGAGGACGAGAAGAAAATTGTCAAGGCAGGCTGCCTGATTAATTACAATCGCAACCGCAACAAGGACAAGTAATTGTCACGAAAATAAACAGAGGGCTTTCCCGTCGGGAAGGCCCTCTGCTTTTGTATCAGATTATAATTGTCGGGTGAAGAAATCGGCAATCAGCTGTTTGGTGCTGTCCTGAAAGAACTCGCGGGTACCGTGTCCGGCGCCGGTGACTTCATAAAATTCCGCCCGATTTTCCAGACCCGCAGATACCATGGCGTCATAAAAATCCTCGCTGATTTTGAGCGGAACAATCGGATCCTGATCTCCGTGGAAAATGGCGATGGGACACATCGCATCGTTGATATAATGAATGGGGCTTGCCTCATATGCTCGCTTGGGCAAGGTCTCCTCCGAGCCGCCGAGCAGCGCGCCCTCGTGGCTTTTTTTGATGCTGTTCCAGCGGCTGCGGCCGCTGTTGACCTCTGCGGTTGTCTTTTGCAGCAGCTGAGACAAATCGACCGGCCCGAACAAATCGCAGCACGCCTGAATGTCCGAAGAATAGCCGCTCCATTCGTCGGATTCTCCCAAATCGTTGTTCATGGCAGCCATCGAGGCGAGATAACCGCCTGCGGAGCGGCCAATCATGCCGATGCGATGCGGGTCAATGTGATACTGCTCGGCATGTGCGCGAAGGAATCGCACAGCTGTCTTTACATCAATCAGCTGTGCCGGATAGTGCGCCTGTGCGCTGCTGCGGTAGTACATAGAGACCAGTGCAAAGCCGCGCTCCGCGAGAAACTGCATCTCCGCAATGCTTTGGTTTTTGTCCGTCCCGCGCCACGCGCCGCCGGGCACCCAGATGATGGCGGGCAGCGGTTCGGGCGGAACATCCGTTGTCAAACCCGAAGCCAAACGCAGCTCCTGATTGCCGTGGTGCAGCAGAATGGATAACTTCAAATCCAGCACAGAGCCGTCCGGCTGTTTGGCGTGAGAGTATGTAATATTATCAAGCAGGGTAAGCGTACTGCGTTGAATATGCGGGTGAATGACGGTTTTCATAAATACAGACTTCCTTCTTTTTTGTTCGTTATCTATGATAATATGCGGAGGATGCGTTGTCAAAGAAAAGATTCGCTTGAAAAATGGAAGAATTATCGGTAAAATAAACATAAGCTATGGAAAAGGAACGAGAAGTATGGAAATTCTGGATATATATGATAGCAACCGCATGCCGACCGGACGCACCTTTGTGCGCGGCACCAAGCCGGAGGGCGGCTATTATCTGGTGGCGCAGGTTATTGTGT contains:
- a CDS encoding hydratase encodes the protein MVKLYDGGVYLVGGNKIVEEKDAAKVQELTGQAANKAEAKKGTIAYSILSAHNVSDNMDKLRIKFDAMTSHDITFVGIVQTAKASGMERFPIPYVLTNCHNSLCAVGGTINEDDHVFGLSAAKKYGGIYVPPHMAVIHQYMRETMAGCGRMILGSDSHTRYGALGTMAVGEGGGELVKQLLCDTYDIAYPGVVAIYLDGKPQPGVGPQDIALAIIGAVFKNGYVKNKVMEFVGPGVASMHTDYRNGVDVMTTETTCLSSIWRTDEDTKQFLTMHGRPDAYKELNPADVAYYDGMVYVDLSTVKPMIALPFHPSHTYEIDELNANLGDILREVEKTEQLIADNPQLGFSLTDKIVDGKLQVQQGIIAGCAGGTYSNIMEAAHILRNAHLGQDEFTLSVYPSSIPVYMDLVKKGAFTQLLTAGAVIKTAFCGPCFGAGDTPANNALSIRHTTRNFPNREGSKPGNGQLAAVALMDARSIAASAANGGVLTPATDFADDYVVPEYEYDDSSYRARVYQGYNAPVDGAELVYGPNIKDWPEMSPLADNILLKVCTKIMDDVTTTDELIPSGETSSYRSNPLGLAEFTLSRRDPEYVGRSKVVDKLEKARVAGKDPVELEPELSKIYAQIKEIDPSMVPAETEIGSMIYCVKPGDGSAREQAASCQRVIGGLANICREYATKRYRSNVMNWGMLPFQMKDEPNFEIGDYIYIPNAKAALDGDMNDIKAYVLGDTVKEISLYIADMTEDEKKIVKAGCLINYNRNRNKDK
- a CDS encoding thioesterase family protein — translated: MEVGICGKQTITVTEAMTAKAMGSGELPVYATPSMIALMENTAYTSVAGELEEGQGTVGTLMNVKHLAASPVGMEVTCETKLIEVDRKRLVFEVKAFDKGGCIGEGIHERFIIANEKFLNKAQSKL
- a CDS encoding alpha/beta hydrolase, with amino-acid sequence MKTVIHPHIQRSTLTLLDNITYSHAKQPDGSVLDLKLSILLHHGNQELRLASGLTTDVPPEPLPAIIWVPGGAWRGTDKNQSIAEMQFLAERGFALVSMYYRSSAQAHYPAQLIDVKTAVRFLRAHAEQYHIDPHRIGMIGRSAGGYLASMAAMNNDLGESDEWSGYSSDIQACCDLFGPVDLSQLLQKTTAEVNSGRSRWNSIKKSHEGALLGGSEETLPKRAYEASPIHYINDAMCPIAIFHGDQDPIVPLKISEDFYDAMVSAGLENRAEFYEVTGAGHGTREFFQDSTKQLIADFFTRQL